In Geotalea uraniireducens, one genomic interval encodes:
- a CDS encoding chitobiase/beta-hexosaminidase C-terminal domain-containing protein, whose amino-acid sequence MGMVRGQRLLFNVLSGLAGGAIFLALLLSGNPAGSMELPRPGEIAQLKQTGEFEGRKRFAEAIGNNKIDAERLKMAISKAKRKALLQQGYLPAAISQLTAYSPPAAWSGMPTTGSVKLFALLIDFPDYPSVTSQSQINTMLFGPANAADVNYPYESLAGFYNRSSYGLLDFSGGTTLGWYRPAYNRSTISMTTAGREALIKEALNYFVGQGVNFSQFDNNGDGKIDYFLVIWTGPDNGWANFWWGYQTSFSDSSYTVSGKQLGKYSWQWEGNPYGQPFKPLVTIHETGHALGLPDYYDYNTGVGPGGGLGGLDMMDHNWGDHNCFSKWVLNWLTPTVVASGSQSLTLNPSATAKDAVLIMPNITNGDLFDEYYLVQNRYRTGNDTQIPTDGLLIWHVDATLNSSGTNYLYDNSTTVHKLLRLMEADGLEDIQKGYSADAGDFYVPGKLFGLNTLPSSKSYSGLNTGVNVASISRAGSQMAATFSIGASPPSGTMKINGGATATQSTSVTLSLAAVAGSNPIYQMRFSNDNASWSAWETYLTTKSWTIPAGDGEKTVYVQFNDKLGIESDSIPATITLDTVAPVATVVANYDLSVPTKSTTFPFSVGGDGVVSYKYQIDGGSWSVVIPATVTMNITKVSSGTHTLAVIAKDAAGNWQSAATPTTLSWTVDTGAPVTTATPAGGTYGSAQTVTLATSEAATVFYTTNGTIPTTGSLQYTAPLTITPPATLKYFAVDLAGNAEAVKTQIYYAVPVAVIGGAPGAKSKLTSLTLTVKGTSVVAYKYKLDSGSYSAETPIATKLLLTGLTAGSHTLAVLGKNASGGWQTTPTSVTWTVDTTVPVTTASLPQGIYNPGQTVTLTASEPGTIYYTTNRTVPSAKSPKYVGPITINTSTTLKFATVDDAGNVEPAQTNVYTITKLSGVPAATTKLASASLKVVGTGVSAYKYSLDGGAYSAETPVATTIVLSSLSAGSHTVSVLGKDAAGAWQSSPTVASWSVEQTAPVTTASPAGGTYTTPQTVTLTTSETATIYYTLNGALPTTKSAKYTAPLAITPTTTLKFYAVDPAGNAEAVKTEAYALPVTAAIGGAPVVKSKLTTASLAISGSGVVAYKYQLDGGSWSAEFPVATKISLTGLAVGPHTVAVIGKNAAGGWQDSQLPTTASWTVDIVAPTTVASPAGGTYSGPQTVTLTADEPATIYYTTNGATPSTKSAVYAGPISLPATGTLKFFAIDQAGNAEKMKSEIYSLPPVAVINGIPAGSGNLTSVTLTIGGTGIVSYKYQLDGGLWSAEIPVATKSTVSGLAAGSHTVAVVGKSAAGAWQNTAVATAASWTIDLVAPVSSVSPAGGVYNASQTVTISAGEAVTVYYTVTGTIPSTSSPKYTAPLAISKTTTLKYLVVDVAGNSEGVKTESYVITTLTGVPAGITKLVSATLTVGGGVTAYKYRLDGGSYSAETPVATKITLTGLASGSHSVDVLGKSSAGVWQVVPNTASWTVDATAPVATASPAGGTYDTPQQVTLSANEPATIYYTTNGATPGTTSTKYTAPITVNPGQTLKYLAVDTAGNPAAVQSQIYAPSPVATISGTPPAMTKLTTASLIVSGTSVVTYKYQLDGGSWSAETARATKIALTGLVPGAHTVAVVGKNVVGTWQTIATTVNWTVDTTAPVTTASLAGGSYATAQSVTLTANEPATIYYTTNGTVPTVKSMVYSGPLVIGTTMTLKYLAVDTAGNLEVAKSQSYQVPPVAEINGVPSGTTTDTSAGFTIGGQYVVAYKYQFDGGSWSAEVSVTQARSFVGLESGTHSLAVVGKNAGGTWQVSPTTAVWTIQ is encoded by the coding sequence ATGGGGATGGTTCGGGGGCAGCGGCTGCTGTTCAATGTGTTGTCAGGTCTGGCCGGGGGGGCGATTTTCTTGGCGTTGCTGCTGTCGGGCAATCCGGCAGGATCCATGGAGTTGCCGCGACCGGGTGAGATTGCCCAGCTTAAGCAGACCGGCGAGTTTGAGGGCCGGAAGCGGTTTGCCGAGGCGATCGGCAACAACAAGATCGATGCCGAGCGATTGAAAATGGCTATCAGCAAAGCCAAGCGCAAGGCGTTGCTGCAGCAGGGATATCTCCCCGCTGCCATTAGTCAGCTGACCGCCTATTCGCCGCCGGCAGCCTGGTCCGGCATGCCGACCACCGGTTCGGTAAAACTCTTTGCCCTACTGATCGACTTTCCTGATTATCCTTCCGTCACCAGCCAATCCCAGATCAATACCATGCTGTTCGGCCCGGCCAACGCTGCGGATGTGAATTATCCCTATGAAAGCCTGGCCGGTTTCTACAATCGTTCATCCTATGGTCTGCTCGACTTTTCCGGCGGAACGACTCTCGGCTGGTATCGTCCGGCTTACAATCGCAGCACGATTTCCATGACCACTGCCGGCCGCGAAGCGCTCATCAAGGAGGCGCTCAACTATTTCGTCGGCCAGGGGGTCAACTTTTCCCAGTTCGACAACAATGGCGACGGGAAGATCGACTACTTCCTGGTGATCTGGACCGGCCCGGACAACGGCTGGGCAAATTTCTGGTGGGGCTACCAGACCTCGTTCAGCGATTCGAGCTACACGGTCAGCGGCAAGCAACTCGGCAAGTATTCCTGGCAATGGGAGGGGAATCCCTATGGGCAGCCGTTCAAACCGCTGGTGACCATCCATGAGACCGGTCACGCTCTCGGCCTTCCCGACTACTACGATTACAACACCGGCGTCGGGCCGGGCGGCGGCCTCGGCGGCCTCGACATGATGGATCACAACTGGGGAGACCACAACTGCTTCAGCAAATGGGTTCTCAACTGGCTTACCCCGACGGTGGTGGCGAGCGGCAGCCAGAGCTTGACCCTCAATCCTTCCGCAACGGCCAAGGATGCAGTGTTGATCATGCCGAACATCACCAACGGCGATCTTTTCGATGAATATTACCTGGTACAGAATCGCTACCGCACCGGCAACGACACCCAGATTCCCACCGATGGCCTGTTGATCTGGCATGTGGATGCCACCCTGAACAGTTCCGGCACCAACTATCTGTACGATAACTCGACGACGGTCCACAAGCTGCTCCGCCTGATGGAGGCAGACGGCCTCGAAGACATCCAGAAGGGGTATTCCGCGGATGCCGGTGATTTCTACGTTCCCGGCAAACTGTTCGGTCTCAATACACTTCCGTCGAGCAAGAGCTACAGTGGACTGAATACCGGCGTTAATGTGGCCAGCATCAGCCGGGCCGGCTCTCAGATGGCCGCCACCTTCAGCATCGGCGCTTCGCCACCGTCAGGAACGATGAAGATCAATGGCGGGGCTACGGCGACGCAATCAACTTCCGTTACCCTGAGCCTGGCGGCGGTCGCCGGCAGCAACCCTATTTACCAGATGCGCTTCAGCAATGACAATGCTTCCTGGAGTGCCTGGGAAACCTACCTGACCACCAAATCGTGGACGATACCGGCCGGTGACGGGGAGAAGACTGTCTATGTCCAGTTCAACGACAAACTGGGGATCGAATCGGACAGCATTCCGGCTACCATCACCCTTGATACGGTGGCGCCGGTGGCAACAGTGGTGGCCAACTACGACCTGTCTGTGCCGACCAAATCAACGACCTTCCCGTTTTCCGTTGGCGGCGACGGAGTCGTTAGCTACAAATACCAGATCGATGGTGGGAGCTGGTCGGTCGTAATTCCGGCTACCGTAACCATGAACATCACAAAAGTGTCGAGCGGCACCCATACCCTAGCGGTCATCGCCAAGGATGCGGCCGGCAACTGGCAGTCGGCCGCTACTCCGACCACCTTGAGTTGGACCGTCGATACCGGGGCGCCGGTAACTACCGCTACGCCGGCCGGCGGCACCTACGGCTCCGCCCAAACCGTAACCCTGGCCACCAGTGAAGCGGCCACCGTCTTCTATACCACCAACGGAACCATACCGACGACCGGATCGCTCCAGTACACTGCTCCTTTAACCATCACTCCGCCGGCTACGCTCAAGTATTTTGCCGTCGATCTGGCAGGCAACGCGGAGGCGGTGAAGACCCAGATTTACTATGCCGTGCCGGTGGCGGTTATCGGTGGTGCTCCGGGGGCCAAGAGCAAGCTGACCTCCCTGACCCTCACCGTGAAAGGCACCTCGGTGGTGGCGTACAAGTACAAGCTCGACAGTGGTTCCTATTCGGCCGAAACCCCGATCGCGACCAAGCTGCTTCTCACTGGTTTGACGGCTGGGTCCCACACCCTGGCGGTTCTTGGCAAGAATGCCAGCGGCGGTTGGCAGACGACGCCGACCAGCGTCACCTGGACCGTGGATACCACGGTGCCGGTAACCACCGCCTCGCTGCCGCAAGGTATCTATAACCCCGGGCAGACGGTGACCCTGACTGCCAGCGAGCCGGGGACGATTTACTATACTACCAACAGGACGGTTCCCTCCGCCAAATCGCCCAAGTATGTCGGGCCAATCACTATCAATACCTCCACTACCCTCAAGTTTGCCACGGTGGATGATGCCGGCAACGTGGAACCGGCTCAGACCAATGTCTACACCATCACCAAGCTCAGTGGCGTGCCGGCGGCGACGACCAAGCTGGCGTCCGCGTCGTTGAAAGTGGTTGGTACTGGTGTTTCGGCATATAAATACAGTCTTGACGGTGGTGCCTACTCGGCGGAAACGCCGGTGGCCACCACGATTGTCCTTTCTTCTTTGAGTGCCGGCAGTCATACGGTTTCGGTTCTCGGTAAAGATGCCGCCGGGGCGTGGCAGAGCAGCCCGACAGTCGCTTCCTGGTCCGTTGAGCAGACGGCGCCGGTTACTACCGCCTCTCCTGCCGGCGGCACCTACACGACTCCCCAGACGGTGACGCTGACGACCAGCGAAACGGCCACGATCTATTACACCCTTAACGGGGCGCTGCCGACAACCAAGTCGGCGAAGTATACCGCGCCGCTGGCCATCACCCCCACTACGACGCTCAAATTTTATGCCGTCGATCCGGCGGGGAATGCCGAGGCGGTCAAGACTGAAGCCTATGCGTTGCCGGTGACGGCCGCGATTGGCGGTGCGCCGGTGGTCAAGAGCAAACTTACCACTGCGAGCCTCGCTATCAGTGGCTCCGGAGTCGTCGCGTACAAATATCAGCTCGATGGCGGCAGTTGGTCGGCGGAGTTCCCCGTGGCGACCAAAATCAGTCTGACCGGTCTTGCCGTGGGCCCGCATACGGTGGCGGTCATCGGGAAAAATGCCGCTGGCGGCTGGCAGGATAGTCAGTTGCCCACGACCGCCTCCTGGACGGTCGATATCGTTGCTCCAACCACGGTGGCGTCGCCGGCGGGCGGGACATACAGTGGCCCGCAGACTGTCACGCTGACTGCTGATGAGCCGGCGACCATCTACTACACCACCAACGGAGCCACGCCGAGCACCAAGTCGGCCGTTTATGCCGGCCCGATCTCCCTGCCGGCCACCGGCACGCTGAAGTTCTTTGCGATCGACCAGGCGGGGAATGCCGAGAAGATGAAGAGCGAGATTTATTCGTTGCCGCCGGTGGCGGTAATCAATGGCATCCCCGCCGGTTCCGGTAACCTCACCTCGGTTACCCTGACAATCGGCGGGACAGGAATTGTCAGCTACAAGTATCAGCTCGACGGCGGCCTGTGGTCCGCCGAGATTCCGGTGGCGACCAAGAGTACCGTGAGCGGATTGGCTGCCGGTTCCCATACTGTGGCAGTGGTCGGCAAGAGTGCAGCGGGGGCCTGGCAGAATACGGCAGTGGCCACGGCGGCTTCCTGGACAATTGACCTTGTTGCGCCGGTGTCGTCGGTCTCTCCGGCCGGCGGAGTTTACAACGCCTCTCAGACCGTTACCATTTCGGCCGGTGAGGCGGTTACGGTCTATTACACGGTCACCGGTACCATCCCGTCGACCTCTTCGCCGAAATATACGGCACCACTTGCGATCAGCAAAACGACCACGCTCAAATACCTCGTTGTCGATGTGGCAGGGAATTCGGAAGGGGTGAAAACGGAAAGCTATGTCATTACCACCCTGACTGGCGTTCCAGCGGGGATTACCAAGCTTGTTTCGGCAACGTTGACGGTTGGTGGTGGGGTGACGGCCTATAAATACCGGCTTGACGGCGGCAGCTATTCGGCCGAAACCCCGGTTGCCACCAAGATCACGCTTACCGGCCTCGCTTCCGGTTCTCATTCGGTCGACGTGCTTGGCAAGAGCTCGGCCGGCGTCTGGCAGGTCGTGCCGAATACGGCCTCCTGGACCGTCGACGCCACCGCGCCGGTGGCAACTGCGTCGCCGGCTGGTGGGACCTATGATACTCCCCAGCAGGTCACGCTTTCGGCGAACGAACCGGCAACGATCTACTACACCACCAACGGCGCGACACCGGGCACCACGTCGACGAAATACACTGCGCCGATTACCGTCAACCCGGGGCAGACCCTGAAATATCTTGCCGTCGATACGGCAGGGAATCCGGCGGCAGTCCAGAGCCAGATCTACGCGCCATCCCCGGTGGCGACCATCAGCGGCACCCCGCCGGCCATGACCAAATTGACCACGGCCTCGCTCATCGTCAGTGGGACCAGTGTTGTTACATACAAATATCAGCTCGACGGCGGTTCATGGTCCGCCGAAACGGCCCGCGCGACCAAGATTGCCCTGACGGGACTTGTCCCGGGTGCTCATACGGTTGCCGTGGTAGGCAAGAACGTTGTCGGTACCTGGCAGACAATTGCCACCACCGTCAACTGGACGGTCGATACTACTGCGCCGGTCACTACCGCATCGCTGGCCGGCGGTAGCTATGCGACGGCCCAGAGCGTCACCCTGACCGCCAATGAGCCGGCGACCATCTACTATACCACCAACGGTACTGTGCCGACCGTCAAGTCGATGGTTTACAGCGGGCCGCTGGTGATCGGCACGACCATGACCCTCAAGTATCTTGCCGTGGATACGGCAGGGAATTTGGAGGTGGCGAAGAGCCAGAGTTACCAGGTACCGCCAGTGGCGGAGATCAACGGTGTCCCGAGCGGCACGACGACGGATACCTCGGCTGGTTTCACCATCGGCGGCCAGTATGTTGTCGCCTACAAGTACCAGTTCGATGGCGGCTCCTGGTCGGCAGAAGTTTCCGTAACCCAGGCGCGGAGCTTTGTCGGACTTGAAAGCGGTACCCATTCTCTTGCCGTGGTGGGGAAAAATGCCGGTGGGACCTGGCAGGTGTCGCCGACCACTGCCGTCTGGACTATCCAGTAA
- a CDS encoding flagellar protein FlaG, whose amino-acid sequence MNVELNSGIGSPQAVVPSTVLKPVATETAKGKAESSESVSTQAQKSSQNNEERLKEAAEKINDFIASITTDLRFTIDKDTDRVVVKVISHKTGEVIRQIPSEETLKLAKALDSLKGLIIQEKA is encoded by the coding sequence ATGAATGTCGAATTAAACAGTGGAATCGGATCGCCGCAGGCGGTCGTCCCGTCGACGGTTCTCAAACCGGTGGCAACTGAGACTGCAAAGGGAAAAGCGGAGAGTTCGGAATCGGTGTCGACCCAGGCACAGAAGAGTAGTCAGAATAACGAAGAGCGTCTCAAGGAAGCCGCGGAAAAGATCAATGATTTTATCGCTTCAATCACCACTGATCTCCGGTTCACGATTGACAAGGATACCGACAGGGTGGTTGTGAAGGTGATCAGCCACAAAACAGGCGAGGTAATCAGGCAGATTCCGTCTGAAGAAACCCTGAAACTGGCAAAGGCCCTGGATTCGCTGAAGGGACTTATTATTCAGGAAAAGGCATAG
- a CDS encoding flagellar FlbD family protein: MIKLTRLDGSEFFLNPDLIESIEETPDTRIRLSNEDRFLVLEKAATIIEKIIAYKATVLRRAASAPTRRYLKGIRRREYPLTCALEEKDA, encoded by the coding sequence ATGATCAAATTGACACGTCTCGACGGCAGCGAATTTTTCCTCAACCCCGATCTCATTGAAAGTATCGAAGAAACCCCCGACACCCGCATCAGGCTCTCCAACGAAGATCGATTTCTGGTCCTGGAAAAAGCGGCGACGATCATTGAAAAGATCATCGCCTACAAGGCGACCGTGCTGCGCCGCGCCGCTTCAGCGCCGACCAGAAGATATCTCAAAGGGATTCGCCGACGGGAGTATCCGCTCACCTGCGCCCTGGAAGAAAAGGACGCATAG
- a CDS encoding flagellar motor protein, translating into MDIATIIGWVLGFGAILGGAALEGLHMKAILQPTAAIIVLGGTFGAAFGSFPLPSILKAAKDAKKALFPSQQNPEGTIKDLIGYAAKARRNGLISLEQEAQNVKDPFTKKGISLVVDGIDPQKLRETLEIEVHHYEEHEKVSAEFFEAAGGYAPTIGIIGAVLGLIHVMQNLSDASKLGEGIAVAFVATIYGLVTANIVCLPLGTKLKQRLKTELLQKEMVIEGLIAIQNGENPHFIEQKLRAFVQESGKK; encoded by the coding sequence ATGGATATCGCAACAATTATTGGCTGGGTATTGGGATTCGGCGCCATTCTTGGCGGTGCGGCACTGGAAGGCCTGCACATGAAGGCAATCCTTCAACCGACCGCTGCCATCATCGTGCTCGGAGGGACTTTCGGCGCCGCATTCGGCAGCTTTCCACTACCGTCGATCCTCAAGGCTGCCAAGGATGCCAAGAAAGCCCTTTTCCCCTCGCAACAGAATCCGGAGGGGACTATCAAGGATTTGATCGGTTACGCCGCAAAAGCCCGCCGAAACGGTTTGATCTCCCTGGAGCAGGAAGCCCAAAACGTCAAAGACCCCTTCACCAAGAAGGGGATCTCGCTGGTCGTCGACGGCATCGATCCCCAGAAGCTGCGCGAGACGCTGGAGATTGAGGTGCACCACTACGAGGAGCACGAAAAGGTAAGTGCCGAATTTTTTGAAGCGGCCGGCGGTTACGCACCGACCATCGGGATCATCGGCGCGGTGCTCGGCCTGATCCACGTCATGCAGAACCTCTCCGACGCTTCCAAGCTGGGCGAAGGGATCGCTGTCGCCTTCGTCGCCACCATCTACGGCCTGGTTACCGCCAACATTGTCTGTCTCCCGCTCGGCACCAAACTGAAGCAGCGCCTGAAGACGGAGCTGCTGCAAAAAGAGATGGTCATCGAAGGGCTGATCGCCATCCAGAACGGCGAGAACCCCCACTTCATCGAACAGAAACTGCGGGCCTTCGTACAAGAAAGCGGCAAGAAGTAG
- a CDS encoding flagellar motor protein MotB yields the protein MAKKHKKHEKEPNHERWLVSYADFITLLFAVFVTLYAMGQADKKKVEEVMKSLRESFGFTAAATSSPKPAVITSTDMRIIPSISPDMANKGRDVGKSNAKVKIHAEEKDFRAIKAAIEAYLIKTGAQDKVSVGITRRGLVVSLKEAGFFDSGSAVVRESAYPLLAKVAESLSGYTNPIRVEGHTDNIPIHSPLFPSNWELSTGRATNIVHYLLTSYDFDPAKISAAGFGEFRPIADNATTEGRAQNRRVDIVLLSGEGEKAEP from the coding sequence ATGGCCAAGAAGCATAAAAAGCACGAAAAAGAGCCGAACCACGAACGATGGCTTGTTTCGTACGCCGACTTCATCACCCTGCTGTTCGCCGTCTTCGTCACCCTGTACGCCATGGGCCAGGCCGACAAGAAGAAGGTGGAAGAAGTGATGAAATCGCTACGGGAATCGTTCGGCTTTACCGCAGCTGCCACCTCATCGCCAAAACCCGCCGTGATCACCAGCACCGACATGAGAATCATCCCTTCCATCAGTCCCGACATGGCCAACAAAGGGCGAGACGTGGGAAAAAGCAACGCCAAGGTGAAAATCCACGCGGAAGAGAAGGATTTCCGGGCGATCAAGGCCGCTATCGAGGCATACTTAATCAAGACCGGCGCCCAGGATAAAGTGAGTGTCGGCATTACCCGCCGCGGCCTGGTGGTCAGCTTGAAAGAAGCCGGCTTTTTCGACTCCGGTAGCGCCGTGGTCCGGGAAAGCGCCTATCCGCTGCTGGCGAAGGTCGCTGAATCGCTGTCCGGTTACACCAACCCGATCCGGGTAGAGGGACACACCGACAACATACCGATCCACTCGCCACTGTTCCCCTCCAACTGGGAACTCTCCACCGGCCGGGCCACCAACATCGTCCACTATCTCCTCACCTCCTACGACTTCGATCCGGCGAAAATCTCCGCCGCCGGGTTCGGCGAATTCCGGCCGATTGCCGACAACGCGACGACGGAAGGACGTGCACAGAATCGCCGAGTAGATATCGTGCTTCTCTCCGGGGAAGGAGAGAAGGCGGAGCCGTGA
- a CDS encoding PilZ-like domain-containing protein: MSSDYGTYFEVLQKINLAIRLDGGGSFDGTAAITALKGDLVWLELYGNEQPPQGGVCSGADASLSVWTAGALCRCDASVEGVRDDRQFVLRFTGAVRELQRREYFRLDVEFPFIWSVIPAMSREDAEAHWLTARSECQSLPEVVPAGDSFKVVGWNGNDVSPQRANLSGGGVRFKVSEWVEAGSLLEMTLFLPFPQPRIVLCVAEALRCQEISLTFDPGTHYQLSLKFVIVGEKDREAIITYLFAEQRRELMMKKQRISFAGGR, from the coding sequence ATGTCGTCTGATTACGGTACTTACTTTGAAGTACTCCAGAAAATCAACCTTGCGATTCGTCTTGATGGGGGCGGCTCCTTCGATGGGACTGCAGCCATAACTGCTCTCAAGGGTGATCTCGTCTGGCTTGAACTGTACGGAAACGAACAACCTCCGCAGGGGGGCGTGTGTTCGGGTGCCGATGCTTCCCTCTCCGTCTGGACCGCCGGGGCACTGTGCCGTTGCGATGCCTCTGTAGAGGGTGTGCGCGATGATCGTCAGTTTGTGCTGCGTTTCACGGGTGCGGTGCGGGAACTGCAGCGCCGGGAGTACTTCCGTCTGGATGTTGAGTTCCCATTCATCTGGTCAGTTATTCCCGCAATGAGTCGGGAAGACGCCGAGGCTCACTGGTTGACCGCTCGTTCCGAGTGCCAATCCCTGCCGGAAGTGGTCCCTGCCGGGGACAGCTTCAAGGTTGTCGGTTGGAATGGTAACGATGTATCCCCTCAGAGGGCGAACCTGAGCGGAGGCGGGGTTCGTTTCAAGGTGTCCGAGTGGGTGGAAGCTGGTTCGCTGCTGGAGATGACACTGTTTTTGCCCTTTCCTCAACCGCGGATCGTCCTCTGTGTTGCCGAGGCGCTTCGTTGCCAGGAGATCAGCCTCACTTTCGATCCGGGAACCCATTATCAGCTCTCGCTTAAATTTGTCATTGTCGGTGAGAAGGATCGCGAGGCAATCATTACCTATCTCTTTGCGGAGCAACGTCGGGAACTAATGATGAAAAAACAGCGGATCTCTTTCGCTGGCGGGCGATAA
- the pseB gene encoding UDP-N-acetylglucosamine 4,6-dehydratase (inverting) translates to MLTGKSILVTGGTGSFGKKFIETVLTCYPGVKRVVVFSRDELKQFEMSQQFPPQQFPQIRYFIGDVRDKDRLNRAFEGINIVIHAAALKQVPACEYNPFEAIKTNILGAQNVIETALERGVEKVVALSTDKAAAPINLYGATKLCSDKLFVAANNFKGKREIKFSVVRYGNVMGSRGSVIPFFLKKRREGVLPVTDERMTRFNITLEDGVKLVLKALDIMWGGEIFVPKIPSYRITDVAKAVDSDCRIEIVGIRPGEKLHEEMITTTDAINSIEFGDYFVILPSMQLWDPDQFMKEFGGRRCPDSFAYNSGTNTDWLSVEQLRLLIHEHLNPEFNRRKDDLA, encoded by the coding sequence ATGCTTACAGGAAAATCAATTCTCGTTACCGGCGGCACCGGTTCATTCGGCAAGAAGTTTATCGAAACAGTTCTCACCTGCTATCCCGGAGTAAAGCGGGTGGTGGTCTTTTCCCGCGACGAGCTGAAACAGTTCGAGATGTCGCAACAGTTTCCACCGCAGCAGTTCCCGCAGATTCGCTACTTCATCGGCGATGTACGGGACAAAGACCGGCTCAACCGGGCTTTCGAGGGGATCAACATCGTCATTCACGCGGCAGCACTCAAGCAGGTACCGGCATGTGAATACAACCCCTTCGAGGCGATCAAAACCAATATCCTCGGCGCCCAGAACGTCATCGAGACGGCCTTGGAGCGGGGGGTCGAAAAAGTGGTGGCGCTCAGCACCGACAAGGCTGCGGCGCCGATCAACCTCTACGGGGCGACCAAGCTCTGCTCCGACAAGCTGTTCGTCGCCGCCAACAACTTCAAGGGGAAACGGGAGATCAAGTTCTCGGTGGTCCGTTACGGCAACGTTATGGGGAGCCGGGGAAGCGTCATCCCCTTCTTCCTCAAGAAGCGTCGCGAAGGGGTGCTGCCGGTGACCGACGAGCGGATGACCCGCTTCAACATTACCCTCGAAGATGGCGTCAAGCTGGTACTCAAGGCCCTCGACATCATGTGGGGCGGAGAAATCTTCGTGCCGAAAATCCCCAGCTACCGGATCACCGATGTCGCCAAGGCCGTTGACTCCGATTGCCGGATTGAGATCGTCGGCATCCGGCCGGGTGAAAAACTCCACGAGGAGATGATTACCACCACCGATGCCATCAATTCCATTGAATTCGGCGACTACTTCGTCATCCTGCCGTCAATGCAGCTTTGGGATCCAGACCAGTTCATGAAGGAGTTCGGTGGCCGGCGCTGTCCCGACAGTTTTGCCTATAACAGCGGGACCAATACCGACTGGCTGAGCGTAGAACAGCTACGACTGTTGATCCACGAACACCTCAATCCCGAGTTCAATCGCCGCAAGGACGACTTGGCATGA
- the pseC gene encoding UDP-4-amino-4,6-dideoxy-N-acetyl-beta-L-altrosamine transaminase — MTASPIPYGRQEISAADIEAVVEVLRSDWLTQGPTVERFEQAVAGYCGAAHAVAVNSATSALHIACLAAGLGPGDLLWTTPNTFVASANCGRYCGAAVDFVDIDPRTYNMSVSRLAEKLAQAARDGRLPKVVIPVHFAGQPCELAEIARLAERYGFTIIEDASHAVGGSYRQEKIGNCRYSAMTVFSFHPVKIITTGEGGMVLTNSPELHARLSRLRSHGITRDPALMTGEADGPWYYQQIELGFNYRITDIQAALGLSQLTRLDEFVARRHRLAARYDETLRDLPLDLPWQHPDGHSAFHLYVIRLRLERLAASRREIFEELRRRGILVNLHYIPVHTQPYYRALGFRDGDFPAAERYYREAITLPLYAGLAEADQERVIAALRECCR; from the coding sequence ATGACTGCATCCCCCATCCCCTACGGCCGGCAGGAGATCAGCGCCGCCGACATCGAAGCGGTGGTGGAAGTGCTTCGTTCCGACTGGCTGACCCAGGGGCCGACGGTAGAACGCTTCGAGCAGGCGGTGGCCGGCTACTGCGGTGCCGCCCACGCGGTGGCGGTCAACAGTGCCACCTCGGCCCTGCACATCGCCTGTCTCGCGGCGGGACTCGGTCCCGGCGATCTTCTCTGGACCACACCCAACACCTTTGTCGCCTCGGCTAACTGCGGCCGTTATTGCGGCGCCGCCGTCGACTTCGTCGACATCGATCCGCGCACCTACAACATGAGCGTCTCCCGGCTGGCGGAGAAGCTCGCGCAGGCCGCCCGGGACGGTCGATTGCCGAAGGTGGTGATCCCGGTCCACTTTGCCGGCCAGCCGTGCGAGTTGGCGGAGATTGCCCGGCTGGCGGAGCGGTACGGCTTCACGATCATCGAGGACGCCTCCCACGCGGTGGGGGGGAGCTACCGGCAGGAGAAGATCGGCAACTGCCGCTACTCCGCCATGACGGTCTTCAGTTTTCATCCGGTCAAGATCATCACCACCGGCGAAGGGGGAATGGTCCTTACCAACAGCCCCGAGCTGCACGCCCGGCTGAGCCGGCTCCGCAGCCACGGCATCACCCGCGACCCGGCGCTGATGACCGGCGAGGCCGACGGCCCGTGGTATTATCAGCAGATCGAACTCGGCTTCAACTACCGGATCACCGACATCCAGGCGGCCCTCGGGCTGAGCCAGCTGACGCGGCTCGACGAATTCGTCGCCCGGCGGCACCGATTGGCGGCCCGCTACGACGAAACGCTCCGCGACCTGCCGCTCGACCTCCCCTGGCAGCATCCGGATGGCCATTCCGCCTTCCACCTCTACGTCATCCGCCTCCGGCTCGAACGACTGGCCGCCAGCCGGCGGGAAATCTTCGAGGAACTGCGCCGGCGGGGGATACTGGTCAACCTGCACTACATCCCGGTCCATACTCAGCCCTATTACCGGGCGCTCGGCTTCCGCGACGGCGACTTTCCCGCAGCGGAGCGCTACTACCGCGAAGCGATCACCCTGCCGCTTTATGCCGGCCTCGCCGAGGCGGACCAGGAGCGGGTCATTGCTGCGCTGCGGGAGTGTTGCCGATGA